Proteins encoded in a region of the Micropterus dolomieu isolate WLL.071019.BEF.003 ecotype Adirondacks linkage group LG09, ASM2129224v1, whole genome shotgun sequence genome:
- the LOC123976088 gene encoding zinc fingers and homeoboxes protein 1-like isoform X2, producing the protein MASRRKSTTPCMVPPRETVDSDEEMEDVTDTAETGDSNGVAAVSSEVSGLFEQRGEDADVRQVSDHYLDSNMAEGGYECKYCSFQTTELNLFTMHVDTEHPDVVTNTSYVCMECDYHTKSYDTLLAHNARLHPGEDNFTRTMVKRNNETIFQQTVNDLTFDGSFVKVEDDEAEETSRKGIALSKTPIMRIKSRPDPKKFTASHKLAVDDVIKVESDDEDDENKEPPTLSPAPMTPAAAAPRLVPVSTPLQVQAVPQSIVVNSPNVLQIKGGSGGGAMLPPGTLAQVLSALQNQQNSIQTQTQLLIPISSIPTYNTAMDNNVLLVSAYNRFPYPSVSEIMGLSSQTKFSEEQIKVWFSAQRLKHGVSWTPEEVEEARRKKFNGTVQTVPQTITVIPANIAAATNGLQSIFQTCQIVGQPGLVLTQVAGNGGTMPVASPITLTVAGVPGNQPKAAEPSTSESKTEMSASAAFSLDASATKPKKSKEQLAELKASYGRRQFATEAEISRLMQVTKLSKRAIKKWFSDTRYNQRNSKDHHGVLLSETASSRAATPGGSRGGRNSSGSLNDSNNSENNATIVIDSSDDASDSSPTSANVPVSFGSPSDPRIKFRHAFPDFTPQKFKEKTPEQLFILEASFQKSDTPSDEELSRLRAETKLTRREVDAWFTERRKMPSGTLSNDDDVEGDGERGKPAVPSSSSQERQTTPPAGRRTLKKTPEQLHILKKAFVRTQWPTPEEYDQMAEDSGLPRTYIVNWFGDTRYACKNSNLKWYYLYQSGKVDEALNGGAKSQKKSRKRFRGWSRRTRRPYPCKRSPQGGAIAIKVKSGKTFLKDYYLKHRALSEKDLDDLVTKSSMSYEQVRDWFSETARRVEEGKEPFSEEEAEEEEEEAAEHGDSEGEMEVKEQGGEATDDDCNEDEEEEEEEEDEEEAAAEEEEAAEEVEDDETIQEESEGFSQSQPQAEEQT; encoded by the exons ATGGCGAGCAGGAGGAAGTCCACCACACCGTGCATGGTTCCTCCTCGAGAAACCGTTGACTCGGACGAGGAGATGGAGGACGTCACAGATACGGCTGAGACGGGGGACAGTAACGGCGTGGCGGCCGTCTCCTCAGAGGTTTCTGGTCTGTTTGAGCAGCGAGGCGAAGACGCAGATGTCAGACAGGTCTCAGACCACTATCTGGATTCGAACATGGCAGAGGGGGGCTACGAGTGCAAATACTGCAGCTTCCAGACGACAGAGCTCAACCTGTTCACCATGCACGTGGACACGGAGCATCCCGATGTCGTCACCAACACGTCCTACGTCTGCATGGAGTGTGACTACCACACCAAGAG TTATGACACTCTGCTGGCCCACAACGCTCGCCTCCACCCGGGCGAGGACAACTTCACACGGACGATGGTGAAGCGAAACAACGAGACCATCTTCCAGCAGACGGTCAACGACCTCACCTTCGACGGCAGCTTTGTCAAAGTGGAGGACGACGAGGCCGAGGAGACGTCCCGCAAAGGCATCGCCCTCAGCAAGACGCCCATCATGAGGATCAAGAGCAGACCGGATCCCAAGAAGTTCACCGCCTCGCACAAACTGGCCGTCGACGACGTCATCAAAGTGGAAAGCGACGACGAGGACGACGAGAACAAGGAGCCGCCCACGCTGTCTCCCGCCCCGATGACACCCGCCGCAGCCGCCCCTCGCCTCGTCCCCGTCTCCACGCCGCTGCAGGTCCAGGCCGTCCCGCAGAGCATCGTGGTCAACAGCCCCAACGTGCTGCAGATCAAAGGCGGCTCGGGCGGCGGCGCCATGCTGCCTCCTGGGACGCTGGCTCAGGTTCTGTCGGCCCTGCAGAACCAGCAGAACAGCATTCAGACGCAGACTCAGCTCCTCATCCCCATCAGCAGCATCCCAACATACAACACGGCCATGGACAACAACGTCCTGCTGGTCAGCGCCTACAACAG GTTTCCGTATCCCTCGGTGTCCGAGATCATGGGCTTGTCTTCGCAGACGAAGTTCAGCGAGGAGCAGATCAAGGTCTGGTTTTCTGCTCAGAGGCTGAAACACGGAGTCAGCTGGACGCCGGAGGAG GTGGAGGAGGCGAGGAGGAAGAAGTTTAACGGCACGGTGCAGACCGTCCCCCAGACCATCACCGTCATACCCGCCAACATCGCCGCAGCAACCAACGGCCTGCAGTCCATCTTCCAGACCTGCCAAATCGTCGGTCAGCCGGGCCTCGTCCTCACTCAGGTGGCCGGTAATGGCGGCACCATGCCGGTCGCCTCTCCCATCACCCTGACCGTCGCAGGTGTCCCCGGCAACCAGCCCAAAGCCGCCGAACCGTCGACGTCAGAATCAAAGACTGAGATGTCGGCCAGCGCGGCGTTCAGTTTGGACGCGTCGGCAACCAAACCGAAGAAGTCCAAAGAGCAGCTGGCGGAGCTGAAGGCGAGCTACGGCAGGAGACAGTTCGCCACAGAGGCGGAGATATCGCGACTCATGCAGGTCACCAAACTCTCCAAACGAGCAATAAAGAAGTGGTTCAGCGACACGCGGTACAACCAGAGAAACTCGAAGGATCACCACGGCGTTCTGCTGAGCGAAACCGCGTCCAGCAGGGCGGCGACGCCGGGAGGAAGCCGGGGAGGAAGGAACAGCAGCGGCAGCCTTAACGACAGCAATAACAGCGAAAACAACGCCACTATCGTCATCGACTCCAGTGACGACGCCAGCGATTCCTCTCCGACTTCTGCCAACGTCCCGGTGTCGTTCGGCTCCCCCAGCGACCCACGGATCAAATTCCGCCACGCCTTCCCCGACTTCACGCCACAGAAGTTTAAGGAAAAGACTCCGGAGCAGCTGTTCATCCTGGAGGCCAGCTTCCAGAAATCAGACACGCCCTCGGACGAGGAGCTGAGCCGGCTGCGTGCGGAGACGAAGCTGACGCGACGTGAGGTGGACGCTTGGTTCACTGAGAGGCGGAAAATGCCTTCGGGGACGCTGTCAAATGACGATGACGTGGAGGGGGACGGCGAGAGGGGGAAACCAGCTGTGCCTTCGTCCTCAAGTCAGGAGAGGCAGACCACGCCACCCGCCGGCAGGAGGACGCTCAAAAAGACGCCAGAGCAGCTTCACATCCTGAAGAAGGCCTTCGTCCGCACACAGTGGCCAACACCCGAAGAGTACGACCAGATGGCGGAGGACAGCGGTCTGCCGAGGACGTACATCGTCAACTGGTTCGGAGACACGCGCTACGCCTGCAAGAACAGCAACCTGAAGTGGTACTACCTCTACCAGAGTGGGAAG GTGGATGAGGCGCTGAACGGTGGAGCAAAGAGCCAGAAGAAGTCCAGGAAGCGTTTCCGTGGTTGGTCCAGGAGGACACGCCGGCCGTATCCCTGCAAACGCTCCCCACAGGGGGGCGCCATCGCCATCAAG GTGAAGTCCGGTAAGACGTTTCTGAAGGACTACTACCTCAAACACCGAGCCCTGAGCGAGAAGGACCTGGACGATCTGGTGACAAAGTCCAGCATGAGCTACGAGCAGGTGAGGGACTGGTTCTCTGAGACCGCCAGGAGGGTGGAGGAGGGCAAGGAGCCCTTCAGCGAGGAGGAGgccgaagaggaggaggaggaggcagcagagCATGGAGACAGCGAAGGAGAGATGGAGGTGAAAGAACAAGGAGGGGAGGCAACTGACGACGACTGCAatgaggatgaagaagaagaagaagaagaggaggacgaggaggaagcagcagcggaggaggaggaggcagctgaggaggtggaggatgacGAAACGATCCAGGAGGAATCTGAAGgtttcagccaatcacagcctcAGGCAGAAGAGCAGACATGA
- the LOC123976088 gene encoding zinc fingers and homeoboxes protein 1-like isoform X1 has protein sequence MLVNGSRSTRMASRRKSTTPCMVPPRETVDSDEEMEDVTDTAETGDSNGVAAVSSEVSGLFEQRGEDADVRQVSDHYLDSNMAEGGYECKYCSFQTTELNLFTMHVDTEHPDVVTNTSYVCMECDYHTKSYDTLLAHNARLHPGEDNFTRTMVKRNNETIFQQTVNDLTFDGSFVKVEDDEAEETSRKGIALSKTPIMRIKSRPDPKKFTASHKLAVDDVIKVESDDEDDENKEPPTLSPAPMTPAAAAPRLVPVSTPLQVQAVPQSIVVNSPNVLQIKGGSGGGAMLPPGTLAQVLSALQNQQNSIQTQTQLLIPISSIPTYNTAMDNNVLLVSAYNRFPYPSVSEIMGLSSQTKFSEEQIKVWFSAQRLKHGVSWTPEEVEEARRKKFNGTVQTVPQTITVIPANIAAATNGLQSIFQTCQIVGQPGLVLTQVAGNGGTMPVASPITLTVAGVPGNQPKAAEPSTSESKTEMSASAAFSLDASATKPKKSKEQLAELKASYGRRQFATEAEISRLMQVTKLSKRAIKKWFSDTRYNQRNSKDHHGVLLSETASSRAATPGGSRGGRNSSGSLNDSNNSENNATIVIDSSDDASDSSPTSANVPVSFGSPSDPRIKFRHAFPDFTPQKFKEKTPEQLFILEASFQKSDTPSDEELSRLRAETKLTRREVDAWFTERRKMPSGTLSNDDDVEGDGERGKPAVPSSSSQERQTTPPAGRRTLKKTPEQLHILKKAFVRTQWPTPEEYDQMAEDSGLPRTYIVNWFGDTRYACKNSNLKWYYLYQSGKVDEALNGGAKSQKKSRKRFRGWSRRTRRPYPCKRSPQGGAIAIKVKSGKTFLKDYYLKHRALSEKDLDDLVTKSSMSYEQVRDWFSETARRVEEGKEPFSEEEAEEEEEEAAEHGDSEGEMEVKEQGGEATDDDCNEDEEEEEEEEDEEEAAAEEEEAAEEVEDDETIQEESEGFSQSQPQAEEQT, from the exons ATGCTGGTAAACGGCAGCCGATCCACCAG GATGGCGAGCAGGAGGAAGTCCACCACACCGTGCATGGTTCCTCCTCGAGAAACCGTTGACTCGGACGAGGAGATGGAGGACGTCACAGATACGGCTGAGACGGGGGACAGTAACGGCGTGGCGGCCGTCTCCTCAGAGGTTTCTGGTCTGTTTGAGCAGCGAGGCGAAGACGCAGATGTCAGACAGGTCTCAGACCACTATCTGGATTCGAACATGGCAGAGGGGGGCTACGAGTGCAAATACTGCAGCTTCCAGACGACAGAGCTCAACCTGTTCACCATGCACGTGGACACGGAGCATCCCGATGTCGTCACCAACACGTCCTACGTCTGCATGGAGTGTGACTACCACACCAAGAG TTATGACACTCTGCTGGCCCACAACGCTCGCCTCCACCCGGGCGAGGACAACTTCACACGGACGATGGTGAAGCGAAACAACGAGACCATCTTCCAGCAGACGGTCAACGACCTCACCTTCGACGGCAGCTTTGTCAAAGTGGAGGACGACGAGGCCGAGGAGACGTCCCGCAAAGGCATCGCCCTCAGCAAGACGCCCATCATGAGGATCAAGAGCAGACCGGATCCCAAGAAGTTCACCGCCTCGCACAAACTGGCCGTCGACGACGTCATCAAAGTGGAAAGCGACGACGAGGACGACGAGAACAAGGAGCCGCCCACGCTGTCTCCCGCCCCGATGACACCCGCCGCAGCCGCCCCTCGCCTCGTCCCCGTCTCCACGCCGCTGCAGGTCCAGGCCGTCCCGCAGAGCATCGTGGTCAACAGCCCCAACGTGCTGCAGATCAAAGGCGGCTCGGGCGGCGGCGCCATGCTGCCTCCTGGGACGCTGGCTCAGGTTCTGTCGGCCCTGCAGAACCAGCAGAACAGCATTCAGACGCAGACTCAGCTCCTCATCCCCATCAGCAGCATCCCAACATACAACACGGCCATGGACAACAACGTCCTGCTGGTCAGCGCCTACAACAG GTTTCCGTATCCCTCGGTGTCCGAGATCATGGGCTTGTCTTCGCAGACGAAGTTCAGCGAGGAGCAGATCAAGGTCTGGTTTTCTGCTCAGAGGCTGAAACACGGAGTCAGCTGGACGCCGGAGGAG GTGGAGGAGGCGAGGAGGAAGAAGTTTAACGGCACGGTGCAGACCGTCCCCCAGACCATCACCGTCATACCCGCCAACATCGCCGCAGCAACCAACGGCCTGCAGTCCATCTTCCAGACCTGCCAAATCGTCGGTCAGCCGGGCCTCGTCCTCACTCAGGTGGCCGGTAATGGCGGCACCATGCCGGTCGCCTCTCCCATCACCCTGACCGTCGCAGGTGTCCCCGGCAACCAGCCCAAAGCCGCCGAACCGTCGACGTCAGAATCAAAGACTGAGATGTCGGCCAGCGCGGCGTTCAGTTTGGACGCGTCGGCAACCAAACCGAAGAAGTCCAAAGAGCAGCTGGCGGAGCTGAAGGCGAGCTACGGCAGGAGACAGTTCGCCACAGAGGCGGAGATATCGCGACTCATGCAGGTCACCAAACTCTCCAAACGAGCAATAAAGAAGTGGTTCAGCGACACGCGGTACAACCAGAGAAACTCGAAGGATCACCACGGCGTTCTGCTGAGCGAAACCGCGTCCAGCAGGGCGGCGACGCCGGGAGGAAGCCGGGGAGGAAGGAACAGCAGCGGCAGCCTTAACGACAGCAATAACAGCGAAAACAACGCCACTATCGTCATCGACTCCAGTGACGACGCCAGCGATTCCTCTCCGACTTCTGCCAACGTCCCGGTGTCGTTCGGCTCCCCCAGCGACCCACGGATCAAATTCCGCCACGCCTTCCCCGACTTCACGCCACAGAAGTTTAAGGAAAAGACTCCGGAGCAGCTGTTCATCCTGGAGGCCAGCTTCCAGAAATCAGACACGCCCTCGGACGAGGAGCTGAGCCGGCTGCGTGCGGAGACGAAGCTGACGCGACGTGAGGTGGACGCTTGGTTCACTGAGAGGCGGAAAATGCCTTCGGGGACGCTGTCAAATGACGATGACGTGGAGGGGGACGGCGAGAGGGGGAAACCAGCTGTGCCTTCGTCCTCAAGTCAGGAGAGGCAGACCACGCCACCCGCCGGCAGGAGGACGCTCAAAAAGACGCCAGAGCAGCTTCACATCCTGAAGAAGGCCTTCGTCCGCACACAGTGGCCAACACCCGAAGAGTACGACCAGATGGCGGAGGACAGCGGTCTGCCGAGGACGTACATCGTCAACTGGTTCGGAGACACGCGCTACGCCTGCAAGAACAGCAACCTGAAGTGGTACTACCTCTACCAGAGTGGGAAG GTGGATGAGGCGCTGAACGGTGGAGCAAAGAGCCAGAAGAAGTCCAGGAAGCGTTTCCGTGGTTGGTCCAGGAGGACACGCCGGCCGTATCCCTGCAAACGCTCCCCACAGGGGGGCGCCATCGCCATCAAG GTGAAGTCCGGTAAGACGTTTCTGAAGGACTACTACCTCAAACACCGAGCCCTGAGCGAGAAGGACCTGGACGATCTGGTGACAAAGTCCAGCATGAGCTACGAGCAGGTGAGGGACTGGTTCTCTGAGACCGCCAGGAGGGTGGAGGAGGGCAAGGAGCCCTTCAGCGAGGAGGAGgccgaagaggaggaggaggaggcagcagagCATGGAGACAGCGAAGGAGAGATGGAGGTGAAAGAACAAGGAGGGGAGGCAACTGACGACGACTGCAatgaggatgaagaagaagaagaagaagaggaggacgaggaggaagcagcagcggaggaggaggaggcagctgaggaggtggaggatgacGAAACGATCCAGGAGGAATCTGAAGgtttcagccaatcacagcctcAGGCAGAAGAGCAGACATGA